The proteins below are encoded in one region of Streptomyces ficellus:
- a CDS encoding PadR family transcriptional regulator: protein MSLPHAILTALLEKPSSGLELTRRFDRSIGYFWSATHQQIYRELGKLEQAGQIRALPCEVPSRGQKKEYEVLPAGRAALADWVRHSEDPKPIRDALLLRLRAAAVVGTEGLADELRRHLGLHQAQLAEYRGMEERQFPPERRTAEADRLRHLVLRGGIELERFWTAWLTEALAEFDGEG, encoded by the coding sequence ATGTCACTGCCGCACGCGATCCTCACCGCCCTGCTCGAGAAGCCGTCCTCCGGCCTGGAGCTGACCCGCCGCTTCGACCGCTCGATCGGCTACTTCTGGTCGGCCACGCACCAGCAGATCTACCGCGAGCTGGGCAAACTCGAGCAGGCGGGGCAGATCCGGGCGCTGCCCTGTGAGGTCCCGTCCCGCGGGCAGAAGAAGGAGTACGAGGTCCTGCCCGCGGGCCGTGCGGCGCTGGCGGACTGGGTACGGCACAGCGAGGACCCCAAGCCCATCCGGGACGCCCTCCTGCTGCGGCTGCGCGCGGCGGCCGTGGTGGGAACGGAGGGCCTCGCGGACGAGCTGCGCCGCCACCTCGGGCTCCACCAGGCGCAGTTGGCGGAGTACCGGGGCATGGAGGAACGCCAGTTCCCGCCCGAGCGCCGCACCGCCGAGGCCGACCGCCTGCGGCACCTGGTGCTGCGCGGGGGCATCGAGCTGGAGCGGTTCTGGACGGCGTGGCTGACGGAGGCGCTGGCGGAGTTCGACGGGGAGGGCTGA
- a CDS encoding NAD(P)/FAD-dependent oxidoreductase, protein MADQLRNGRGARHAVVVGGSLAGLLAARVLAEHAERVTVVERDRYPDEPEARPGVPQGRHTHVLLEGGQLALEQLLPGVVDELREQGSPRVAMPRDLVQWQGGRWFRRTAGTSPLFTGARPRLEHLVRHRVLADPRVHAVQGAEAVGLLGDATRVRGVRLRERGSGETRVLEADLVVDASGRATQAPRWLAEIGAEPPHEENIETGLAYATRLYREETPGGVADCLGIYVIPGPGQTYGGGAIPIEGGAHMVTLSGLRGDEPPTDGDAFEEYAKRLPHPLLHDWLTKARAESAVRGFRGTANVRRRYDRPGRRPAGFLATGDALCTFNPIYGQGMAVAAISAVALRDALADRRRTPTTRRVQRALLGASEQAWSISSGSDKNMPGATGNAVGSRLLDRPAAWYLKRVEARYTGDPVVGEAFRSVLALVEPVSVLLAPSIARAVLFGPVPPTPPEPPLRPEDGDAGSPPGREGSPGAVRGASRP, encoded by the coding sequence ATGGCGGACCAGTTAAGGAACGGGCGCGGGGCGCGGCACGCGGTGGTGGTCGGCGGGAGCCTCGCGGGGCTGCTCGCCGCCCGGGTGCTCGCGGAGCACGCGGAGCGGGTCACGGTCGTCGAGCGCGACCGGTACCCCGACGAGCCGGAGGCCCGGCCCGGCGTGCCGCAGGGGCGGCACACGCACGTTCTGCTGGAGGGTGGTCAACTGGCCCTGGAGCAGCTGCTCCCCGGGGTGGTGGACGAGCTGCGGGAGCAGGGGTCGCCGCGGGTGGCGATGCCGCGCGACCTGGTGCAGTGGCAGGGCGGCCGGTGGTTCCGGCGCACCGCCGGCACCTCGCCGCTGTTCACCGGCGCCCGGCCGCGGCTCGAACACCTCGTCCGGCACCGGGTGCTGGCCGACCCGCGGGTGCACGCGGTGCAGGGTGCCGAGGCCGTCGGGCTGCTCGGGGACGCCACCCGGGTCCGGGGCGTGCGCCTGCGGGAACGCGGGTCCGGCGAGACCCGCGTGCTGGAGGCGGACCTGGTGGTGGACGCCTCCGGCCGCGCCACGCAGGCGCCCCGGTGGCTGGCGGAGATCGGTGCCGAGCCGCCGCACGAAGAGAACATCGAGACCGGCCTCGCCTACGCGACCCGCCTGTACCGCGAGGAGACCCCGGGCGGCGTCGCGGACTGCCTCGGCATCTACGTCATCCCCGGCCCCGGGCAGACGTACGGCGGCGGGGCGATCCCCATCGAGGGCGGCGCACATATGGTCACCCTCTCGGGGCTGCGCGGCGACGAGCCGCCCACGGACGGGGACGCCTTCGAGGAGTACGCCAAACGGCTCCCGCACCCCCTCCTGCACGACTGGCTCACGAAGGCACGCGCCGAGTCGGCCGTGCGCGGCTTCCGCGGGACGGCCAACGTGCGCCGGCGGTACGACCGTCCCGGCCGCCGTCCGGCCGGGTTCCTCGCCACCGGTGACGCCCTGTGCACCTTCAACCCGATCTACGGGCAGGGCATGGCGGTCGCCGCGATCAGCGCGGTGGCGCTGCGGGACGCGCTGGCGGACCGCCGGCGCACCCCGACGACCCGGCGGGTGCAGCGGGCCCTGCTCGGCGCCTCCGAGCAGGCCTGGTCGATCTCCTCGGGGTCCGACAAGAACATGCCGGGCGCCACCGGCAACGCCGTCGGGTCCCGTCTCCTCGACCGGCCCGCCGCCTGGTACCTGAAGCGGGTGGAGGCCCGCTACACCGGTGATCCGGTGGTGGGTGAGGCGTTCCGGTCGGTGCTCGCGCTGGTCGAGCCGGTGAGCGTGCTGCTCGCGCCGAGCATCGCCCGCGCGGTGCTGTTCGGGCCGGTGCCCCCGACCCCGCCGGAGCCGCCCCTGCGGCCCGAGGACGGAGACGCGGGCTCCCCGCCTGGGCGTGAGGGGAGCCCGGGCGCGGTCAGGGGCGCATCACGACCTTGA
- a CDS encoding energy-coupling factor ABC transporter ATP-binding protein, with the protein MNASAVVELVGAGYAYEDGPAVLRDIGFAVPAGRSVALLGRNGSGKTTLLRLLSGGLRPVSGRLRLEGRDVSYDRAGLTRLRTTVQLVVQDPDDQLFAASVGQDVSFGPMNLGLTEREVRERVSEALEALDIAALEDRPTHLLSYGQRKRAAIAGAVAMHPRVLVLDEPTAGLDPHGQERLLAVLDGLRASGTTVVMATHDVDLALRWADDAAVLTSEGLRTGPVAGLLADQALLDAARLRRPWGMAVARVLRDRGLLGPGEAGPRTPEELEEWAAAVTDR; encoded by the coding sequence ATGAACGCTTCCGCCGTGGTGGAACTCGTCGGCGCCGGTTACGCCTACGAGGACGGCCCCGCCGTGCTGCGGGACATCGGCTTCGCCGTGCCCGCGGGGCGGTCCGTCGCGCTGCTCGGCCGCAACGGCAGCGGCAAGACGACGCTGCTGCGGCTGCTGAGCGGCGGGCTGCGGCCGGTGAGCGGGCGGCTGCGCCTGGAGGGGCGGGACGTGTCGTACGACCGGGCCGGGCTGACCCGGCTGCGGACGACGGTGCAGCTGGTCGTCCAGGACCCGGACGACCAGTTGTTCGCCGCGTCCGTGGGCCAGGACGTGTCGTTCGGGCCGATGAACCTGGGGCTCACGGAGCGCGAGGTGCGGGAGCGGGTGAGCGAGGCGCTGGAGGCGCTGGACATCGCGGCGCTGGAGGACCGGCCGACGCACCTGCTGTCGTACGGCCAGCGCAAGCGGGCCGCGATCGCGGGAGCGGTCGCCATGCATCCCCGGGTGCTCGTCCTCGACGAGCCGACCGCGGGGCTCGATCCGCACGGCCAGGAGCGGCTGCTGGCCGTGTTGGACGGGCTGCGCGCCTCCGGAACGACGGTCGTCATGGCCACCCACGACGTGGACCTCGCGCTGCGCTGGGCCGACGACGCGGCGGTCCTCACCTCCGAGGGCCTGCGCACCGGCCCGGTGGCCGGGCTCCTCGCCGACCAGGCGCTCCTGGACGCCGCCCGGCTGCGCCGCCCCTGGGGAATGGCGGTGGCCCGGGTGCTCCGCGACCGGGGCCTGCTGGGCCCCGGGGAGGCGGGCCCGCGCACCCCGGAGGAGCTGGAGGAGTGGGCGGCGGCGGTCACGGACCGCTAG
- the cbiQ gene encoding cobalt ECF transporter T component CbiQ, with translation MLPIDAAAHSSRWRRRHPCEKAALGFGLTVLAVCLPPWPGAVLVAAAALVVLLGPAGVAARQLWRAWRVPLGFCVTGAVPLLFQVGGAGGFVSLAPDGPLHAGQLLLRTSAASLGVLLFAFTTPVSDVLPRLARAGVPAPVVDVALVMYRIAFLLLDAVRRVRQAQAARLGLTSRAAAWRSLAGLGATAFVRAFDRAARLQTGLAGRGYDGTLRVLVPRTAVSGRFLAATGALLAGLVALTFVLKRFLS, from the coding sequence GTGCTGCCGATCGACGCGGCGGCGCACAGCAGTCGCTGGCGCCGCCGTCATCCGTGCGAGAAGGCCGCTCTGGGGTTCGGCCTGACGGTACTGGCCGTGTGCCTGCCGCCCTGGCCGGGCGCCGTGCTGGTCGCCGCCGCGGCCCTGGTGGTGCTGCTCGGCCCGGCCGGGGTCGCCGCGCGGCAGCTGTGGCGGGCGTGGCGCGTCCCGCTGGGCTTCTGTGTGACGGGGGCGGTTCCGCTGCTGTTCCAGGTGGGCGGGGCGGGCGGTTTCGTCTCGCTCGCGCCCGACGGACCGCTGCACGCCGGGCAGTTGCTGCTGCGTACGTCCGCGGCCTCGCTGGGCGTGCTGCTGTTCGCGTTCACCACACCGGTCTCCGACGTGCTGCCGCGGCTGGCGCGGGCGGGGGTGCCGGCGCCGGTCGTCGACGTGGCGCTCGTGATGTACCGGATCGCCTTCCTCCTGCTGGACGCGGTCCGGCGGGTCCGGCAGGCGCAGGCGGCGCGCCTGGGGCTGACGAGCAGGGCGGCCGCCTGGCGGTCCCTCGCTGGTCTCGGCGCGACGGCCTTCGTCCGGGCCTTCGACCGTGCCGCGCGGCTCCAGACGGGGCTGGCCGGCCGCGGCTACGACGGCACCCTGCGGGTGCTGGTGCCGCGGACCGCGGTCTCCGGGCGGTTCCTGGCCGCGACGGGCGCCCTGCTCGCGGGGCTCGTCGCCCTCACCTTCGTCCTGAAGAGGTTCCTGTCATGA
- a CDS encoding NADPH-dependent 2,4-dienoyl-CoA reductase: protein MTATQAQAPAPYPHLLEPLDLGFTTLPNRVLMGSMHVGLEEAENGFARMAAFYAERARGGVGLIVTGGIAPNDAGRPYEGGAKLTTEEEAAAHRVVTDAVHAAGGRIAMQLLHFGRYAYHPDLVAPSALQAPISPFVPNELTDAQIEQTIEDYARAAELAKSAGYDGVEIMGSEGYLINEFIAAGTNRREDRWGGSYENRVRFPLEIVRRTRERVGPDFILIYRLSMLDLVPGGSSLEEVVALAREIEAAGATMINTGIGWHEARIPTIATSVPRGAYTWVTKRLMGSVSIPLITSNRVNTPEVAERILAEGRADMISMARPFLADPDFVAKAADGRPETINTCIGCNQACLDHTFSGKITSCLVNPRACHETELVLSPTRLRKRIAVVGAGPAGLACAVSAAERGHDVTLFDAADEIGGQLNIAKRVPGKEEFDETLRYFRTQLTLRGVDVKLGTHATPELLSDYDEVVVATGVTPRTPVIEGVDHPCVVSYLDVLRDGAPVGERVAIIGAGGIGFDVAEFLTDGGEGASQDAETYFRQWGVDMSYTERGGLRAPERPRPPRTVHLLQRKASKVGAGLGKTTGWIHRTELKHRGVTMIAGASYERIDDDGLHITVDGHARTLPVDTVVLCTGQEPRRDLYEELVAAGAPVHLIGGADVAAELDAKRAIDQGTRLAATL, encoded by the coding sequence ATGACTGCGACCCAGGCCCAGGCCCCGGCCCCGTACCCGCACCTGCTCGAACCCCTGGACCTCGGGTTCACCACGCTGCCCAACCGGGTGCTCATGGGCTCCATGCACGTGGGGCTGGAGGAGGCCGAGAACGGCTTCGCGCGCATGGCCGCCTTCTACGCCGAGCGGGCCCGCGGCGGCGTCGGGCTGATCGTCACCGGCGGCATCGCGCCCAACGACGCCGGGCGGCCCTACGAGGGCGGGGCCAAGCTGACCACCGAGGAGGAGGCCGCCGCGCACCGCGTCGTGACGGACGCGGTGCACGCGGCGGGCGGGCGCATCGCGATGCAGCTCCTGCACTTCGGGCGGTACGCCTACCACCCCGACCTGGTCGCGCCCAGCGCGCTCCAGGCGCCGATCAGCCCCTTCGTACCCAACGAGCTGACCGACGCGCAGATCGAGCAGACGATCGAGGACTACGCGCGCGCCGCCGAGCTGGCGAAGTCCGCCGGGTACGACGGCGTCGAGATCATGGGCTCCGAGGGCTACCTGATCAACGAGTTCATCGCCGCCGGGACGAACCGGCGCGAGGACCGGTGGGGCGGCTCCTACGAGAACCGGGTGCGCTTCCCGCTGGAGATCGTGCGCCGGACCCGGGAGCGGGTGGGCCCGGACTTCATCCTCATCTACCGGCTCTCGATGCTGGACCTCGTGCCGGGCGGCTCGTCCCTGGAGGAGGTCGTGGCGCTCGCCCGGGAGATCGAGGCGGCCGGAGCCACGATGATCAACACGGGTATCGGCTGGCACGAGGCCCGCATCCCCACCATCGCCACCTCGGTGCCGCGCGGCGCGTACACCTGGGTCACCAAGAGGCTGATGGGCTCGGTGTCCATCCCGCTGATCACCAGCAACCGCGTCAACACCCCCGAGGTCGCCGAGCGGATCCTGGCCGAGGGGCGTGCGGACATGATCTCGATGGCCCGGCCGTTCCTCGCCGACCCCGACTTCGTCGCGAAGGCGGCGGACGGCAGGCCGGAGACCATCAACACCTGCATCGGCTGCAACCAGGCCTGCCTCGACCACACCTTCAGCGGGAAGATCACCTCCTGCCTGGTCAACCCGCGCGCCTGCCACGAGACGGAGCTGGTCCTCTCCCCCACCCGGCTGCGCAAGCGGATCGCGGTCGTCGGCGCGGGCCCGGCCGGCCTCGCCTGCGCCGTCTCGGCCGCCGAGCGCGGGCACGACGTCACCCTGTTCGACGCGGCGGACGAGATCGGCGGCCAGCTGAACATCGCCAAGCGGGTGCCCGGCAAGGAGGAGTTCGACGAGACGCTGCGCTACTTCCGCACCCAGCTGACGCTGCGCGGCGTGGACGTGAAGCTGGGCACGCACGCCACGCCCGAGCTGCTGAGCGACTACGACGAGGTGGTCGTCGCCACCGGCGTCACCCCGCGCACCCCCGTCATCGAGGGCGTCGACCACCCGTGTGTGGTCAGCTACCTGGACGTACTGCGCGACGGCGCCCCGGTCGGCGAGCGGGTCGCGATCATCGGGGCGGGCGGCATCGGCTTCGACGTGGCGGAGTTCCTCACGGACGGCGGCGAGGGCGCGAGCCAGGACGCCGAGACCTACTTCCGCCAGTGGGGCGTGGACATGTCCTACACCGAGCGGGGCGGGCTGCGCGCACCCGAGCGGCCGCGGCCGCCGCGCACCGTGCACCTGCTCCAGCGCAAGGCGTCCAAGGTCGGCGCCGGACTCGGCAAGACCACGGGCTGGATCCACCGCACCGAGCTGAAGCACCGGGGCGTCACCATGATCGCGGGCGCGTCGTACGAGCGGATCGACGACGACGGCCTGCACATCACGGTCGACGGCCACGCGCGCACCCTGCCCGTCGACACGGTGGTGCTGTGCACGGGCCAGGAGCCGCGGCGCGACCTGTACGAGGAGCTAGTGGCGGCCGGGGCGCCGGTGCACCTGATCGGCGGCGCGGACGTGGCGGCCGAGCTGGACGCCAAGCGGGCCATCGACCAGGGGACGCGGCTGGCGGCGACCCTGTGA
- a CDS encoding energy-coupling factor ABC transporter permease, whose product MHIAEGYLPPAHAVAWTVAAAPFVAHGVRALTREVRANPESTLLLGASGAFTFVLSALKIPSVTGSCSHPTGTGLGAILFRPPIMAVLGTITLLFQALLLAHGGLTTLGANAFSMAIAGPWAGFATYWLLRRFGAPLMVSVFFGAFVADLSTYCVTSVQLALAFPDPGSGFAGALAKFGGIFAVTQIPLAVSEGLLTVLVMRLLTQSSKGDLLRLGVLSAKPAKNSKEAVAR is encoded by the coding sequence ATGCATATCGCCGAGGGGTACCTACCCCCTGCGCACGCGGTCGCCTGGACCGTCGCCGCCGCTCCGTTCGTCGCCCATGGCGTCCGCGCCCTGACCCGTGAGGTCAGGGCCAATCCCGAGTCGACCCTCCTCCTCGGCGCCTCCGGTGCCTTCACGTTCGTCCTCTCCGCGCTGAAGATCCCCTCGGTGACGGGCAGTTGCTCGCACCCGACCGGCACGGGGCTCGGGGCCATCCTGTTCCGGCCGCCGATCATGGCGGTGCTGGGCACCATCACGCTCCTCTTCCAGGCCCTGCTGCTGGCCCACGGCGGCCTGACCACCCTGGGCGCCAACGCCTTCTCCATGGCGATAGCCGGGCCGTGGGCGGGCTTCGCCACGTACTGGCTGCTGCGCCGCTTCGGCGCGCCGCTGATGGTGAGCGTGTTCTTCGGGGCGTTCGTCGCCGACCTGTCCACGTACTGCGTCACCAGCGTGCAGCTCGCGCTGGCGTTCCCCGACCCGGGCAGCGGTTTCGCCGGCGCGCTGGCGAAGTTCGGCGGCATCTTCGCGGTCACACAGATCCCGCTGGCGGTCAGCGAGGGCCTGCTCACCGTGCTGGTGATGCGCCTGCTGACGCAGTCGAGCAAGGGGGACCTGCTCCGGCTCGGCGTCCTGTCGGCGAAGCCGGCGAAGAACTCGAAGGAGGCCGTGGCCCGATGA
- a CDS encoding energy-coupling factor ABC transporter substrate-binding protein yields MSRNARINTLLLLVVVALAVLPLALGMGDHKEEPFAGADAQAETAITELEPDYEPWFSPLYEPPSGEVESALFALQAAIGAGVLAYYFGLRRGRRQGETRAREQAGDDQAHGADAPGAGDRQPSA; encoded by the coding sequence ATGAGCCGTAACGCCAGGATCAACACGCTGCTGCTGCTCGTCGTGGTCGCACTGGCCGTCCTCCCGCTCGCGCTGGGCATGGGCGACCACAAGGAGGAGCCGTTCGCGGGCGCCGACGCGCAGGCGGAGACGGCCATCACCGAGCTGGAGCCGGACTACGAGCCGTGGTTCAGCCCGCTGTACGAGCCGCCGTCCGGCGAGGTCGAGTCGGCCCTGTTCGCGCTCCAGGCCGCCATCGGCGCGGGTGTGCTCGCGTACTACTTCGGGCTGCGGCGCGGACGCCGGCAGGGCGAGACCCGGGCCCGGGAGCAGGCCGGGGACGACCAGGCGCACGGCGCGGACGCCCCGGGCGCCGGCGACCGGCAGCCCTCCGCCTAG